The genomic region CGCTATGTCGGTCTGCGGCTGCCGAAAGGAGATGCCGCCCGCGGAATGCTTTTAACCGATGTTCAACATACCGCCGATGTACTGCTGATAGACCAAGACGGTAAGCCGGTTCCTTCCGGCGAACTGTCATATACGATTCATAAATTGGATTGGAAATGGTGGTGGGAAAAAGACGCCCTCACCGACGCAACGTATGTCTCCAGCAACTCGTCTTATGAAATTGTACGCGGCTCGGTACCCGTTACAAACGGAAAAGGGAGCTTTCAGTTTGAAATAAAATATCCTTCATGGGGACGTTATCTTGTTACGGTCTCCGATGGGCGGCGCGGACACAGTGCGGCAAAAATCGTGTATATCGACTGGCCGGGATGGGCCGGACGCGCTCAAGAAAGCGGTTCGGGCAGCGCGGCGATGGTTACGCTCATCACCGACAAACGGCAGTATAGCACGGGCGAAACCGCTTCTGTTTCGTTTGCCTCAAGCGCCGGAAACAGAGCCCTCGTTACGGTAGAAAAGAACGGCGAAATTCTCAAACAGGATTGGCTTGAAACCGCTAAAGATACCACGGTGTATAAACTGAAATTGACGGAGGCAATGGCGCCGAATGTGTACGTGCATATCACGGTATTGCAGCAACACTTGCAAACGGCGAACAGTTTGCCGATCCGCCTTTACGGTATCGTACCGGTGATGGTCGACAATCCCGCCACGAAACTCAATCCGGTGATTACCGCTCCGGCCGTCTATGCGCCCAACGAAAAAGCGGTTATCTCCGTATCCGAACAAAACGGAAAACCGATGACATTCACGCTGGCTGTTGTCGATGAAGGGCTTTTAGGATTAACGAACTATCACGGGCCGGAACTGAGACGCGAATTCTATAAGAAAGAAGCGTCACAGCTTTCGAGCTGGGATTTATATCAGTATGTTATGAACGCCTATAGCGGAAAGCTTGAAACACTGCTCGCAATCGGCGGTTCCGAAGACCTTGCCGATAACCGCGAACGGGGCAACAATCGGTTCAAACCGGTGGTACAATACCTCAGCCCCTTTACGATCGCCGCCGGTGAAAAGAAGCAGCTTTCGTTCGATATGCCTGAATATGTCGGAGCCGTGCGGGCGATTGCGGTTGCAGGCTTTAACGGCGCTTACGGTATTGCGGAAAAAACCGTTCCCGTAAAGGCCGACCTTATGATACAGGCAGCGCTCCCCCGCACACTCGGTGTCAATGAGCGTATCGATGTACCCGTTACGGTATTCAACGGGACGGACTCTGCACAAAATGCAAAAATCACCTTGAATACAAAAGGCGCCATTCCGTCCTTTAACGCTGAAAAAAACGTAAAGGTTCCCGCTTCTTCGGATATGACTGTTACGTTTACGGTAAAAACGGAAGCAGCCGGTACTGCCGACTTCACCGCCGCCGTAAAAACGGACAAAGGTTTTGCGCAGTCGATAACGCCGGTAGAGGTACAGGCACGGGGTATTCCCGTTACCTACCGTACACCGTTTACGCTGAAACCTTCGGAGAAAACGATTGTGAGCGTGCAAAGTCCGGGAGAAGTCAGTTCGACAACACTTTCGATGGAGCTTTCTTCCATACCGGCGCTCAATTTAGCAAGCAGACTCGACTACCTGATTCGGTATCCGCACGGATGTATCGAACAAATTACCTCCGGCGGCTTCCCGCAACTGTATCTCGCAGACTTTGCACAGCTTTCGCCGCAGGAAAAGACGCGCATTCAAAAGCATATTCAATCGGTTATCGAACGGTATCCTCAGTATCAAACCGCATCGGGAGCCTTTGCGTACTGGCCGGGCAACAGCGCTCCGTCCGCATGGGGTTCGAGCTATGCGCTCCACTTCTTAACGGAGGCAGAGAAGCAGGGCTATGCGGTACCCGATTCGATTAAAAAACCGCTGACCTCTTGGCTCGCTTCCTCGGCGGCGGAATGGGAATCCTATAGTGAAGATTCGGCTGAAATACAGGCATACCGGCTCTTCTCGCTTGCGCTTGCAGGCAGCCCGAATATCGGCGCAATGAACCGGCTGAAAAATGAACAGCTTGATGCTTCCGGTTCGTTGCTATTGGCAGCTGCATACTCACTTACAGGCAGAGATGACACGGCGGAGGACGTATTTGCAGATGCATTGGGCGCGTTGACTAAACAGGAGACATCCTACCGGTATACCGGCGGCTCTTTCGGTTCGTCCACCCGCATACAGGCGCTCTATTTGATGGTATGTACGCTGCTGCAGGATGATGTAAAGGCGGCGAAAGCAGCCCGCGAGGTTGCATCCGTACTTTCTTCCGATGATTGGTGCAGTACGCAAGAGACCGCGTGGCTCCTATTCTCGCTTTTACCCTATTACAAAAACCGCGATGCAGCCTCGTGCAGCTATACCGTTACGGCGAACGGCGCGGCACGGCAGGGACAGCTTAAAAACGCCTCGATTATCGAAACCTTGCCTGCGGGAACGGCGGACAAACAGACCATCGAAGTAACGAACACCGGAAAAGCGATCCTCTACGGCATTTTAACCGCAGAAGGCATGTCCGTACCGGGAACGGAACAGCGGCAGAATGAAAATATCGACCTTGATGTTTCGTACTTCAATTCCGACGGATACATGATTTCTCCTACCAATTTGAAGGTAGGGGATTCATTCGTCATAAAAATTCTTGTCGCGAACCAAACATCGAAGAAGATCGAAAATATCGCGCTGACGTTCCCGATTCCAACCTGCTGGGAAATCAGCAACGATCGGATAGCCTTGGACAGCAGCGACGGTTCGGATTCTTTTGCCTATCAGGACATCAGAGACGACGTCGTATATACCTACTTTGATTTAGCGCGTAGGGATTCGGTAACCTACAAGTTCTATGCGACGGTTGCCTATAAAGGAGAGTATTTTATACCGGCTATCCATGCGCAAGCAATGTACGATAATAAGATTAGAGCGGTGGTGCCGGGTCTCAAAGTGTCCTTTTGAAAATATGCATACCGTCTACGGCGTTGCTACACAAAAATAAATGCTCAACGTACAGGAAGTACGCCTCCGCTTTATTTTTGTTCGCGCCTTGTATCCGGTACCACTATTTTCAAAAGCGCTGGAGATACGGCGCATCTACTTCGCTACTGTTTAAACCAGCGGCATCCGTGCCGCTTCTGAAAATCCTCAACGTATCAATTCCGCCAAGGACGGCGGTGGCTCTAGTCAGTAGTGTGTTTGCCCTGCAAACACGCAGGTAAAAAATGTACAGGGATGTACATTTTTTACCGTGCCTGCGGTTAATTTGTGCTTGCGCCTCGTAATTTCAAAACGGACAGGGATGTCCGTGGTTCTACGCAGCAGCGATGTTTTTGCAACGCAAAAACTCGCCGTCAGAACGCCCAAGGACGGGCGGGATATTAATCAGAAGCGAGTTTTGTATAAAACTCGTCTTTTCCCGACATACACGGAAGTATGTCGGGAAAAAGTGTACACGGATGTACACTTCTGGACAGTCTATTTCAAAAGGCTTACGGAAAGTGTGTTTTACGATATGCTGCTGCTGAAAATGCTCAACGTATCAGAGCGGACAGGGATGTCCGTGGTTCCGCGCAGTAGCGACGGGGATGTCTCAAAAGTTGGTTACTTTTTCGACATCCCCGCGAGTTTAAAATTAAGTCTTTATACAGCAACGACTTAATTCTAAACATCGCATCTAAATCTAAGGATGGTGGTGGTTCCCCTTAGCGGACGACTTAGGTAGATTGCGAGCCGGTGCAGCAATCTATCCTAAGGACCAGCCTTTGTTCCAAAGCTTCGTTCTTATAGTGCTTCCACTTCTGCTGGAGAGAGTCCGGTTGCTTGCGCGATATTTTCCCGTGATAACCCAAAATGCAGGAGATTTTTCGCGGTTTCCAGCGCCTTTTGGCGGGAACCGCGAGCTTCGCCTTCAGCTAATCCGCGCTCAAGGCCTGAATTGAATTGAACCTCTGAAATAGTCGCAATATCGCTTTTCAACTTCATCCGTGATTCATACAATTTTCGTTCTTTGGGGGTAAGACTGAGTACATCTATTTTTTCATTCAATATCTGTAATACGGGTGATGTGGTCGCTATCATGGCTCTTTCCTCCTTATCATCGGTATTTATAAACTGTAACCAGTTTATCAGTTTCTCTTGATTTCCGATAGGCTCTTGCTGCATCGTTACTTGACTTGCCAGCAAGAGATTCAAAAAATGTATCTCAAGCAAATCAGTGAGCTGCTGATAGCTTTTTTTCTCCAAGATACGATAAACAGAGTGTACCAGATTATTCAACTTGAACCCCTGCGAAACCAAATTGATCGCAATACACCTGGTCAGGCTCGTATATGCCTCGCCTTCTTTAAACCCTTCAACATATATTTTAGCCCAGTAGAATAAGGTGCGAGGAATAAATTCCGCGGACCAGCTATTCTGGATTTCAATGTCGATGGTTGTTCCGTCTTTCAATCGGAGCTTAACATCCAAAATACCGGTTTTATCGCTTATGGTATCTTTGGCAAGTTCCTTATCCAGCAATTCAAGACCTTCAATCCGATCGGTAGGGATATCCAGTACGCATTCAAGGAAATCTTGTAAACAAACTTTATTTTCTTCCGATCCGAGCAAGAGTTTAAACAGATAATCATTTCTCAGTGTAAGAGTATCGTTCATTTTTTTCGCCTCCGCGCATATACCTCTCTTATAAGGCACGGATGCAAAAATGGCTAAGAATTTTAAGAGAAAATCACAAGTTTTTATTAAATGCTTATTTTATCACGCCCTACACATTTTGCCGGTTTGGTTTTACCACGTACTAAACACTCTCCACTACCCCTGCAAAATCCTATTGCAATACCTCCTGCACCGGCTGATTGCAACATGAGCAAATACCGGCGTCACATGCAGGGCATAGTCCTCTTCATTCCACACACCACGTTCAAGCTTATAGCGGTATTCTTTAATGCGCTTTTTAAGACGTTTTTTCTTCTTTTGCGCAAGATATATCCCTTTCGGCTTGAGTAAAAAACCAAGAAACGGTACACCATTCGCAGTTTTGCCGATTGTTTCTTCCTTTAAAGTTAAAAGCAATTCATCTTCCAAAAAACGCTTTACAGTATGCAGCATGTCTTTTATTTCCTGCATGGTATCGGCAAAGAGCAACACGTCATCCATATAGCGGACATAGCCTTTTACCTGCATCTTTTCTTTTGCATAGTGATCAAAAAAGCCGAGATAAAAATTTGCAAAGTATTGGCTCGTTAAATTTCCAATCGGTAACCCTCTCCCTTCCGTTACACAGTAAGAAGCCAGCAGTTTATCAAATAAGTTGAGCAAGGCTTTATCTTTAAACTTAGCTGTCAACAATGCCGTAAGTTTACTGTGTGAAATGGAATCAAAATACTTTTTCATATCAAGCTTGAGGAAATAAGGATATTGTTTGGTAAAATGCAACGCGCGCAGTAAGGCAGCTGTTAAGCAGTGTACCTCCTTGTACACTGCTTAACGTCGAGTTTTTTGCAAGGCAAAAAACATCGCTATTGTGTTGAACCACCGCCATCCGTGGCGGTCCCTTTCCGGCAGGCATAACTTTCTTTAAAATGCAGCAACTGAACAAAGTCTGAACTTTGGAAGTTGCTGCATTAATGCGCAACAGCGCATACGTCAATAAGCAAGTTTTCGCTTGAGAAAACTTGACGGTTAACGAGGCAGCCTTATTGCGGCTGCCGAAGTTATACCACCGTATATTTGAAGCCGCTCAAACACCTGTCCGGTGATATTGATAATAGCGTGGTGCAGTACCCGCTCCTCAAACGGGGCAGCACAGATAAGCCGCTCTTTCGGGTCGTATATTTTAAAAAACCGGTAATTGCCGAGCGGAATAGTTTGGTTGATAAGATGAGTTTGTAAAGTTTTTAGATTTTCGTATAGATTTTTCTCATATAATACTACATCGGGTCTTAACCGTTTACCGCGAGCTGCATTATAAAAGGCAATGAGCAGATTGTCCCACTCAGCTATGTGCCGGTACAGCTTGCCGCTTCTTTTCATAGTCTTGTATCGCTTTTAGAAACGCTGCTCCGAATTTTTCGCACTTTCCCTGCCCGACACCTTCAATTTGCCCCAATGCGGTTATCGTCTGCGGTTTCTTTTCCGCTATTTGTGCAAGTTGAGCATTCGTTACTACGGCATAGACAGGAATCCCCGCTTGCTCAGCCAGTTTTTTCCGTTCATCCCGCAAGTAAGAAAACAGTTCAAAAACTTCGGGCTTTAATACTTCTTTGTAATCTACCGAAGCTTTTCCTTTATCGGCAGC from Treponema vincentii harbors:
- a CDS encoding RNA-directed DNA polymerase, which encodes MYKEVHCLTAALLRALHFTKQYPYFLKLDMKKYFDSISHSKLTALLTAKFKDKALLNLFDKLLASYCVTEGRGLPIGNLTSQYFANFYLGFFDHYAKEKMQVKGYVRYMDDVLLFADTMQEIKDMLHTVKRFLEDELLLTLKEETIGKTANGVPFLGFLLKPKGIYLAQKKKKRLKKRIKEYRYKLERGVWNEEDYALHVTPVFAHVAISRCRRYCNRILQG
- a CDS encoding Rpn family recombination-promoting nuclease/putative transposase codes for the protein MNDTLTLRNDYLFKLLLGSEENKVCLQDFLECVLDIPTDRIEGLELLDKELAKDTISDKTGILDVKLRLKDGTTIDIEIQNSWSAEFIPRTLFYWAKIYVEGFKEGEAYTSLTRCIAINLVSQGFKLNNLVHSVYRILEKKSYQQLTDLLEIHFLNLLLASQVTMQQEPIGNQEKLINWLQFINTDDKEERAMIATTSPVLQILNEKIDVLSLTPKERKLYESRMKLKSDIATISEVQFNSGLERGLAEGEARGSRQKALETAKNLLHFGLSRENIAQATGLSPAEVEAL
- a CDS encoding alpha-2-macroglobulin family protein — protein: MNHTGLFSYILTRNVKTKKMRCIPIAAALCLAAMFIFAVMSLTGCADKRQTAADSGTEEFVTAISPTNIGRLAPIAVSFACDVICEPEQALQFSPRQTGTWELQDSKTVVFTPSVPYSFGRKIILSADCAKLFGKDTAQGTYRHVFLADTPSYEVALDTLTLDQYEEAYSLSGSITTDIPVTADTIRHCVSAKAGGFFKRSCAIQWEQGSSGKVWKFFIQNISIKKRARSLSVSWQGRKLGLSKKQDAAFAGEKLFTIPPENEFSIIDINTSKKNTILVSFSRMLDTSQDIQDFISTHNEDGSRSDDVNVSARGNVLTIYDDSNWRNIRTIRISNGIKSSNGIYLAAARTITLSDNWELPSVRFMTDGTILPSSQGTVLPVETRNVSGLLIQAFAIYDHNIVQFLQVNELDGTDELYRVGEPVWTQNVSFDWDDSMQNKYIPRGIDVSALTKKYPHGMFQIRISFRKKNIKYRIPTDADEAFASLPQPPDIIEADLPPDEKSWWNYWEDLDYDERDTYWSNKNNPYHPAFYIPRFNSKNLIKRNILISDVGIMAKKTTSGKLYVSVADIKTAQPISGAEITCYSYVGSKNAELRSDKNGSAVLEDASKAVFIAASYKGQTSYLKIGAGTGLSVSHFETGGEKTVGGVKGFIYGERGVWRPGDPLYLTFVLQDLQKTLPADIPVSFELSDPLGRVTESRLLTHSVNGFYPVETKTAAGAVTGLWQAKVKIGGQEWTRPLRIETVVPNRLSVKLEPEKKMLTSGTNNFTLSGAWLHGAPAPNYNADVAVFFTSAPDNFGYSDFSFTNPSVEMELGRSTIWEGTLNSASKATFSEHFTIGADDPVPGKLQAHFVSRIFEPSGAFSTEQSAFPYSPYSRYVGLRLPKGDAARGMLLTDVQHTADVLLIDQDGKPVPSGELSYTIHKLDWKWWWEKDALTDATYVSSNSSYEIVRGSVPVTNGKGSFQFEIKYPSWGRYLVTVSDGRRGHSAAKIVYIDWPGWAGRAQESGSGSAAMVTLITDKRQYSTGETASVSFASSAGNRALVTVEKNGEILKQDWLETAKDTTVYKLKLTEAMAPNVYVHITVLQQHLQTANSLPIRLYGIVPVMVDNPATKLNPVITAPAVYAPNEKAVISVSEQNGKPMTFTLAVVDEGLLGLTNYHGPELRREFYKKEASQLSSWDLYQYVMNAYSGKLETLLAIGGSEDLADNRERGNNRFKPVVQYLSPFTIAAGEKKQLSFDMPEYVGAVRAIAVAGFNGAYGIAEKTVPVKADLMIQAALPRTLGVNERIDVPVTVFNGTDSAQNAKITLNTKGAIPSFNAEKNVKVPASSDMTVTFTVKTEAAGTADFTAAVKTDKGFAQSITPVEVQARGIPVTYRTPFTLKPSEKTIVSVQSPGEVSSTTLSMELSSIPALNLASRLDYLIRYPHGCIEQITSGGFPQLYLADFAQLSPQEKTRIQKHIQSVIERYPQYQTASGAFAYWPGNSAPSAWGSSYALHFLTEAEKQGYAVPDSIKKPLTSWLASSAAEWESYSEDSAEIQAYRLFSLALAGSPNIGAMNRLKNEQLDASGSLLLAAAYSLTGRDDTAEDVFADALGALTKQETSYRYTGGSFGSSTRIQALYLMVCTLLQDDVKAAKAAREVASVLSSDDWCSTQETAWLLFSLLPYYKNRDAASCSYTVTANGAARQGQLKNASIIETLPAGTADKQTIEVTNTGKAILYGILTAEGMSVPGTEQRQNENIDLDVSYFNSDGYMISPTNLKVGDSFVIKILVANQTSKKIENIALTFPIPTCWEISNDRIALDSSDGSDSFAYQDIRDDVVYTYFDLARRDSVTYKFYATVAYKGEYFIPAIHAQAMYDNKIRAVVPGLKVSF
- a CDS encoding HRDC domain-containing protein yields the protein MLTIPIANCEQAVAEMNAFLRGHKIIAVTKEFVATGENSFYSIIAEYIDTSFAPAADKGKASVDYKEVLKPEVFELFSYLRDERKKLAEQAGIPVYAVVTNAQLAQIAEKKPQTITALGQIEGVGQGKCEKFGAAFLKAIQDYEKKRQAVPAHS